Proteins encoded by one window of Sardina pilchardus chromosome 7, fSarPil1.1, whole genome shotgun sequence:
- the LOC134086886 gene encoding uncharacterized protein LOC134086886 isoform X3 — protein MQLISLLPVENYNYRGIKTMIACRSFTIVLLWSTTTSMSTYEDHFDLSGASAPYESSGENPNEDDIFTISDWKRQSFSNPHIRVARWMDSDDNVMVGCVHKGQQRGRFFLTVTGGANITIVDPHIITFKASFFNITVTPPVSITCVLNTLGQNLTSEEYTLGAHCGSEPQTPSVSLLYQLFAGFIGFVILAMTLVVIVFTLRGNRAAGPDKTTECNIYEETITV, from the exons ATGCAACTCATTTCACTTCTTCCAGTCGAAAATTACAATTACAGAGGAATTAAGACAATGATTGCATGCAGAAGTTTTACAATCGTTTTACTATGGTCTACTACAA CTTCTATGTCAACTTATGAAGACCATTTTGATCTTAGTGGAG CTTCCGCTCCATATGAAAGCAGCGGTGAGAATCCCAATGAAG ATGATATCTTTACAATTAGTGACTGGAAAAGACAAT CTTTCTCCAATCCCCACATCAGGGTGGCCAGATGGATGGACAGTGATGACAATGTCATGGTTGGATGTGTCCACAAGGGGCAACAAAGAGGCCGTTTCTTCTTGACCGTTACAGGAGGAGCAAATATCACCATAGTTGACccacacatcatcacattcaAAGCAAGCTTCTTTAATATCACTGTGACCCCACCTGTTTCCATCACCTGTGTACTCAACACACTTGGACAAAACCTTACGAGTGAAGAGTACACACTTGGTGCTCATTGTG GTTCAGAGCCACAAACGCCCTCAGTGTCTCTTTTATACCAGTTGTTTGCAGGATTCATTGGATTTGTTATCCTCGCCATGACCTTGGTGGTTATTGTGTTCACCTTGAGAGGAAATCGTGCAG CAGGACCAGACAAGACCACAGAATGCAACATCTACGAGGAAACCATCACAGTGTAA
- the LOC134086886 gene encoding uncharacterized protein LOC134086886 isoform X1 yields the protein MQLISLLPVENYNYRGIKTMIACRSFTIVLLWSTTTSMSTYEDHFDLSGASAPYESSGENPNEDDIFTISDWKRQSFSNPHIRVARWMDSDDNVMVGCVHKGQQRGRFFLTVTGGANITIVDPHIITFKASFFNITVTPPVSITCVLNTLGQNLTSEEYTLGAHCVVCRIHWICYPRHDLGGYCVHLERKSCSRTRQDHRMQHLRGNHHSVIFYKQMFYRNAYSFLSF from the exons ATGCAACTCATTTCACTTCTTCCAGTCGAAAATTACAATTACAGAGGAATTAAGACAATGATTGCATGCAGAAGTTTTACAATCGTTTTACTATGGTCTACTACAA CTTCTATGTCAACTTATGAAGACCATTTTGATCTTAGTGGAG CTTCCGCTCCATATGAAAGCAGCGGTGAGAATCCCAATGAAG ATGATATCTTTACAATTAGTGACTGGAAAAGACAAT CTTTCTCCAATCCCCACATCAGGGTGGCCAGATGGATGGACAGTGATGACAATGTCATGGTTGGATGTGTCCACAAGGGGCAACAAAGAGGCCGTTTCTTCTTGACCGTTACAGGAGGAGCAAATATCACCATAGTTGACccacacatcatcacattcaAAGCAAGCTTCTTTAATATCACTGTGACCCCACCTGTTTCCATCACCTGTGTACTCAACACACTTGGACAAAACCTTACGAGTGAAGAGTACACACTTGGTGCTCATTGTG TTGTTTGCAGGATTCATTGGATTTGTTATCCTCGCCATGACCTTGGTGGTTATTGTGTTCACCTTGAGAGGAAATCGTGCAG CAGGACCAGACAAGACCACAGAATGCAACATCTACGAGGAAACCATCACAGTGTAATCTTTTATAAACAAATGTTCTACAGAAATGCttactcctttctttctttctag
- the LOC134086886 gene encoding uncharacterized protein LOC134086886 isoform X4, producing MQLISLLPVENYNYRGIKTMIACRSFTIVLLWSTTTSMSTYEDHFDLSGASAPYESSGENPNEDDIFTISDWKRQSFSNPHIRVARWMDSDDNVMVGCVHKGQQRGRFFLTVTGGANITIVDPHIITFKASFFNITVTPPVSITCVLNTLGQNLTSEEYTLGAHCGSEPQTPSVSLLYQLFAGFIGFVILAMTLVVIVFTLRGNRAGPDKTTECNIYEETITV from the exons ATGCAACTCATTTCACTTCTTCCAGTCGAAAATTACAATTACAGAGGAATTAAGACAATGATTGCATGCAGAAGTTTTACAATCGTTTTACTATGGTCTACTACAA CTTCTATGTCAACTTATGAAGACCATTTTGATCTTAGTGGAG CTTCCGCTCCATATGAAAGCAGCGGTGAGAATCCCAATGAAG ATGATATCTTTACAATTAGTGACTGGAAAAGACAAT CTTTCTCCAATCCCCACATCAGGGTGGCCAGATGGATGGACAGTGATGACAATGTCATGGTTGGATGTGTCCACAAGGGGCAACAAAGAGGCCGTTTCTTCTTGACCGTTACAGGAGGAGCAAATATCACCATAGTTGACccacacatcatcacattcaAAGCAAGCTTCTTTAATATCACTGTGACCCCACCTGTTTCCATCACCTGTGTACTCAACACACTTGGACAAAACCTTACGAGTGAAGAGTACACACTTGGTGCTCATTGTG GTTCAGAGCCACAAACGCCCTCAGTGTCTCTTTTATACCAGTTGTTTGCAGGATTCATTGGATTTGTTATCCTCGCCATGACCTTGGTGGTTATTGTGTTCACCTTGAGAGGAAATCGTGCAG GACCAGACAAGACCACAGAATGCAACATCTACGAGGAAACCATCACAGTGTAA
- the LOC134086886 gene encoding uncharacterized protein LOC134086886 isoform X7, whose protein sequence is MSTYEDHFDLSGASAPYESSDDIFTISDWKRQSFSNPHIRVARWMDSDDNVMVGCVHKGQQRGRFFLTVTGGANITIVDPHIITFKASFFNITVTPPVSITCVLNTLGQNLTSEEYTLGAHCVVCRIHWICYPRHDLGGYCVHLERKSCSRTRQDHRMQHLRGNHHSVIFYKQMFYRNAYSFLSF, encoded by the exons ATGTCAACTTATGAAGACCATTTTGATCTTAGTGGAG CTTCCGCTCCATATGAAAGCAGCG ATGATATCTTTACAATTAGTGACTGGAAAAGACAAT CTTTCTCCAATCCCCACATCAGGGTGGCCAGATGGATGGACAGTGATGACAATGTCATGGTTGGATGTGTCCACAAGGGGCAACAAAGAGGCCGTTTCTTCTTGACCGTTACAGGAGGAGCAAATATCACCATAGTTGACccacacatcatcacattcaAAGCAAGCTTCTTTAATATCACTGTGACCCCACCTGTTTCCATCACCTGTGTACTCAACACACTTGGACAAAACCTTACGAGTGAAGAGTACACACTTGGTGCTCATTGTG TTGTTTGCAGGATTCATTGGATTTGTTATCCTCGCCATGACCTTGGTGGTTATTGTGTTCACCTTGAGAGGAAATCGTGCAG CAGGACCAGACAAGACCACAGAATGCAACATCTACGAGGAAACCATCACAGTGTAATCTTTTATAAACAAATGTTCTACAGAAATGCttactcctttctttctttctag
- the LOC134086886 gene encoding uncharacterized protein LOC134086886 isoform X5: MQLISLLPVENYNYRGIKTMIACRSFTIVLLWSTTTSMSTYEDHFDLSGASAPYESSDDIFTISDWKRQSFSNPHIRVARWMDSDDNVMVGCVHKGQQRGRFFLTVTGGANITIVDPHIITFKASFFNITVTPPVSITCVLNTLGQNLTSEEYTLGAHCVVCRIHWICYPRHDLGGYCVHLERKSCSRTRQDHRMQHLRGNHHSVIFYKQMFYRNAYSFLSF, encoded by the exons ATGCAACTCATTTCACTTCTTCCAGTCGAAAATTACAATTACAGAGGAATTAAGACAATGATTGCATGCAGAAGTTTTACAATCGTTTTACTATGGTCTACTACAA CTTCTATGTCAACTTATGAAGACCATTTTGATCTTAGTGGAG CTTCCGCTCCATATGAAAGCAGCG ATGATATCTTTACAATTAGTGACTGGAAAAGACAAT CTTTCTCCAATCCCCACATCAGGGTGGCCAGATGGATGGACAGTGATGACAATGTCATGGTTGGATGTGTCCACAAGGGGCAACAAAGAGGCCGTTTCTTCTTGACCGTTACAGGAGGAGCAAATATCACCATAGTTGACccacacatcatcacattcaAAGCAAGCTTCTTTAATATCACTGTGACCCCACCTGTTTCCATCACCTGTGTACTCAACACACTTGGACAAAACCTTACGAGTGAAGAGTACACACTTGGTGCTCATTGTG TTGTTTGCAGGATTCATTGGATTTGTTATCCTCGCCATGACCTTGGTGGTTATTGTGTTCACCTTGAGAGGAAATCGTGCAG CAGGACCAGACAAGACCACAGAATGCAACATCTACGAGGAAACCATCACAGTGTAATCTTTTATAAACAAATGTTCTACAGAAATGCttactcctttctttctttctag
- the LOC134086886 gene encoding uncharacterized protein LOC134086886 isoform X2: MQLISLLPVENYNYRGIKTMIACRSFTIVLLWSTTTSMSTYEDHFDLSGASAPYESSGENPNEDDIFTISDWKRQSFSNPHIRVARWMDSDDNVMVGCVHKGQQRGRFFLTVTGGANITIVDPHIITFKASFFNITVTPPVSITCVLNTLGQNLTSEEYTLGAHCVVCRIHWICYPRHDLGGYCVHLERKSCRTRQDHRMQHLRGNHHSVIFYKQMFYRNAYSFLSF; the protein is encoded by the exons ATGCAACTCATTTCACTTCTTCCAGTCGAAAATTACAATTACAGAGGAATTAAGACAATGATTGCATGCAGAAGTTTTACAATCGTTTTACTATGGTCTACTACAA CTTCTATGTCAACTTATGAAGACCATTTTGATCTTAGTGGAG CTTCCGCTCCATATGAAAGCAGCGGTGAGAATCCCAATGAAG ATGATATCTTTACAATTAGTGACTGGAAAAGACAAT CTTTCTCCAATCCCCACATCAGGGTGGCCAGATGGATGGACAGTGATGACAATGTCATGGTTGGATGTGTCCACAAGGGGCAACAAAGAGGCCGTTTCTTCTTGACCGTTACAGGAGGAGCAAATATCACCATAGTTGACccacacatcatcacattcaAAGCAAGCTTCTTTAATATCACTGTGACCCCACCTGTTTCCATCACCTGTGTACTCAACACACTTGGACAAAACCTTACGAGTGAAGAGTACACACTTGGTGCTCATTGTG TTGTTTGCAGGATTCATTGGATTTGTTATCCTCGCCATGACCTTGGTGGTTATTGTGTTCACCTTGAGAGGAAATCGTGCAG GACCAGACAAGACCACAGAATGCAACATCTACGAGGAAACCATCACAGTGTAATCTTTTATAAACAAATGTTCTACAGAAATGCttactcctttctttctttctag
- the LOC134086886 gene encoding uncharacterized protein LOC134086886 isoform X6: MSTYEDHFDLSGASAPYESSGENPNEDDIFTISDWKRQSFSNPHIRVARWMDSDDNVMVGCVHKGQQRGRFFLTVTGGANITIVDPHIITFKASFFNITVTPPVSITCVLNTLGQNLTSEEYTLGAHCVVCRIHWICYPRHDLGGYCVHLERKSCSRTRQDHRMQHLRGNHHSVIFYKQMFYRNAYSFLSF; this comes from the exons ATGTCAACTTATGAAGACCATTTTGATCTTAGTGGAG CTTCCGCTCCATATGAAAGCAGCGGTGAGAATCCCAATGAAG ATGATATCTTTACAATTAGTGACTGGAAAAGACAAT CTTTCTCCAATCCCCACATCAGGGTGGCCAGATGGATGGACAGTGATGACAATGTCATGGTTGGATGTGTCCACAAGGGGCAACAAAGAGGCCGTTTCTTCTTGACCGTTACAGGAGGAGCAAATATCACCATAGTTGACccacacatcatcacattcaAAGCAAGCTTCTTTAATATCACTGTGACCCCACCTGTTTCCATCACCTGTGTACTCAACACACTTGGACAAAACCTTACGAGTGAAGAGTACACACTTGGTGCTCATTGTG TTGTTTGCAGGATTCATTGGATTTGTTATCCTCGCCATGACCTTGGTGGTTATTGTGTTCACCTTGAGAGGAAATCGTGCAG CAGGACCAGACAAGACCACAGAATGCAACATCTACGAGGAAACCATCACAGTGTAATCTTTTATAAACAAATGTTCTACAGAAATGCttactcctttctttctttctag